In bacterium, a single genomic region encodes these proteins:
- the ugpC gene encoding sn-glycerol-3-phosphate ABC transporter ATP-binding protein UgpC, whose translation MASIELRNLCKQFGKTIVLRDISFSVREDEFVVLVGPSGCGKSTILRSIAGLETPTSGEIWIGGKNITNMHPRDRDIAMVFQSYALYPHLSVYDNMAFGLKMRKISAEEIDKRVKEAASFFELSELLHRKPKELSGGQRQRVALGRAVVRNPSAFLFDEPLSNLDAKLRAHTRTEISRLHKRLKTAMVYVTHDQIEAMTLGERIVVLKDGVIQQIDTPLNVYRKPSNKFVAGFIGSPAMNFIPGSRTNGAFLTDVLNFPLPGILTSDCPDKITLGLRPEQIAVGTPTTGKVGFNLIVDVVEPIGNELLIYGRFGKQELVVRCDPRTDVVPDSSLPVFFDPETVHYFDARDERSIVRD comes from the coding sequence ATGGCAAGCATTGAACTGCGAAATCTCTGCAAGCAGTTTGGCAAAACAATTGTTCTGCGCGACATCAGCTTCTCCGTTCGCGAAGATGAATTTGTCGTTCTCGTCGGACCGTCCGGCTGCGGCAAATCCACCATACTCCGCTCGATAGCGGGCCTTGAAACTCCCACCTCCGGTGAAATCTGGATTGGCGGCAAAAACATCACGAACATGCACCCGCGTGACCGTGATATTGCGATGGTGTTTCAAAGCTACGCGCTCTACCCGCACTTGAGCGTCTATGACAATATGGCGTTCGGCCTGAAGATGCGTAAGATCTCCGCCGAAGAGATTGACAAGCGCGTCAAAGAGGCTGCGTCCTTCTTTGAACTATCAGAACTCCTGCACCGAAAACCAAAGGAGCTTTCCGGCGGACAGCGGCAGCGAGTGGCGTTAGGCCGGGCGGTCGTGCGGAACCCGTCTGCGTTTCTCTTTGATGAGCCGCTGTCCAATCTCGACGCCAAATTACGCGCGCATACGCGCACGGAAATTTCTCGATTGCACAAGCGCCTGAAAACGGCGATGGTATATGTTACGCATGACCAAATCGAGGCCATGACGCTTGGAGAGCGAATTGTTGTTTTGAAAGACGGAGTCATTCAGCAGATTGACACACCGTTGAATGTGTATCGCAAGCCGTCCAACAAATTTGTCGCCGGATTCATTGGATCGCCTGCAATGAACTTCATCCCGGGCAGCCGCACAAACGGCGCTTTTCTTACGGACGTCTTAAACTTTCCGCTTCCGGGCATTTTGACTTCCGACTGTCCTGACAAGATTACACTTGGCCTGCGACCGGAGCAGATTGCAGTTGGCACACCAACGACGGGAAAGGTTGGATTCAACCTAATCGTTGATGTCGTGGAACCGATTGGAAATGAGCTGCTGATTTACGGACGTTTTGGGAAACAGGAACTTGTTGTTCGCTGTGATCCGCGCACTGACGTTGTTCCCGATTCAAGTCTGCCTGTGTTCTTTGACCCTGAGACAGTTCACTACTTTGATGCGCGGGACGAACGATCAATAGTTCGCGACTAA